In a single window of the Pongo abelii isolate AG06213 chromosome 1, NHGRI_mPonAbe1-v2.0_pri, whole genome shotgun sequence genome:
- the FAM177B gene encoding protein FAM177B: MEIDGFQKLDLEKSVPSKKTTPKRIIHFVDGDIMEEYSTEEEEEEEKEEQGTNSTLDPSKLSWGPYLRFWAGRIASTSFSTCEFLGGRFAVFFGLTQPKYQYVLNEFYRIQNKKSDNKSERKGSKAQAAEVPDEKCHLEAGVREYGTIQQDAAEAISQ; the protein is encoded by the exons ATGGAGATTGACGGTTTCCAGAAGTTAGACCTAGAGAAGAGTGTACCTTCCAAAAAGACTACTCCTAAAAGGATTATCCATTTTGTTGACGGAGACATCATGGAAGAATATAgcacagaggaggaggaagaagaggaaaaagaggagcaGGGCACAAATTCAACACTTGACCCT TCTAAACTTTCCTGGGGGCCCTACCTACGATTTTGGGCAGGACGAATAGCAAGCACCTCATTTTCTA CATGTGAATTCCTTGGTGGAAGATTTGCTGTCTTCTTTGGTCTTACTCAACCCAAATATCAGTATGTGTTAAACGAGTTCTATAGGATACAAAACAAG AAAAGTGACAACAAAAGTGAAAGGAAAGGATCAAAGGCCCAGGCAGCTGAGGTTCCTGATGAAAAGTGTCACTTGGAGGCTGGGGTCCGAGAGTATGGAACCATACAACAGGACGCGGCAGAGGCCATTTCTCAGTGA